From one Streptomyces sp. R41 genomic stretch:
- a CDS encoding amino acid ABC transporter permease, with the protein MTSVLYDAPGPRAKRRNMVVSVIFFVLLALFLWWIWRTMDDKGQLKWSLWEPFTTSDAWTTYLLPGLRNTLKAAALSMVIALPLGAFFGIARMSDHRWVRVPAGVVVEFFRSIPVLLLMLFANEFYVRSTDISSDERPLYAVVTGLVLYNASVLAEIVRAGILALPKGQTEAAYAIGLRKGQTMTSILLPQAVTAMLPAIVSQLVVIVKDTALGGALLTFPELLNARSTLAANYANVIPSFIVVAVIYIVLNFLLTSFASWLEGRLRRSKKSTGAVLAADDAVELNPAEVRGSFGTGAGGTI; encoded by the coding sequence ATGACCTCCGTTCTCTACGACGCCCCCGGCCCCCGCGCCAAGCGGCGCAATATGGTCGTCTCGGTGATCTTCTTCGTCCTGCTCGCCCTGTTCCTGTGGTGGATATGGCGGACGATGGACGACAAGGGCCAGCTGAAGTGGTCCCTGTGGGAGCCGTTCACCACGTCGGACGCCTGGACTACATATCTCCTCCCGGGCCTCCGCAACACCCTGAAGGCCGCGGCGCTCTCCATGGTCATCGCGCTCCCGCTGGGCGCGTTCTTCGGCATCGCCCGCATGTCCGACCACCGGTGGGTCCGGGTCCCGGCCGGTGTGGTGGTCGAGTTCTTCCGGTCGATCCCGGTGCTCCTGCTGATGCTCTTCGCCAACGAGTTCTACGTCCGCTCCACGGACATCAGCAGCGACGAGCGGCCCCTGTACGCCGTCGTCACCGGGCTGGTGCTCTACAACGCGTCGGTCCTCGCCGAGATCGTCCGAGCGGGCATCCTCGCCCTGCCCAAGGGGCAGACGGAGGCCGCCTACGCCATCGGTCTGCGCAAGGGCCAGACGATGACCAGCATTCTGCTCCCGCAGGCCGTCACCGCCATGCTGCCGGCCATCGTCAGCCAGCTCGTCGTCATCGTGAAGGACACCGCCCTGGGCGGCGCGCTGCTGACGTTCCCCGAGCTGCTCAACGCACGCAGCACGCTGGCGGCCAATTACGCCAACGTCATCCCCAGCTTCATCGTGGTGGCGGTCATCTACATCGTGCTGAACTTCCTCCTCACCAGCTTCGCGAGCTGGCTGGAGGGCAGGCTGCGGCGCAGCAAGAAGAGCACGGGCGCGGTCCTCGCCGCCGATGACGCGGTGGAGCTCAACCCCGCGGAGGTCAGGGGCTCCTTCGGCACCGGCGCCGGCGGCACCATCTGA
- a CDS encoding rhodanese-like domain-containing protein: MAVISQRPVGIDELLEQVREGLDRVEAKEAYEAAQAGEALLVDTRYAALRERDGLIPGALVVERNELEWRLDPQGSHRTQEATSHDLRVVVFCNEGYASSLAAASLRQLGLHRATDLVGGFQAWKSAGLPVTAA; encoded by the coding sequence CTGGCAGTGATCTCGCAACGCCCCGTGGGCATCGACGAGTTGCTGGAGCAGGTCCGCGAGGGTCTGGATCGTGTGGAGGCCAAGGAAGCCTACGAAGCCGCGCAGGCGGGCGAGGCGCTCCTGGTCGACACTCGCTACGCCGCCCTGCGCGAGCGCGACGGGCTGATCCCCGGCGCCCTCGTCGTCGAGCGCAACGAACTGGAGTGGCGGCTCGACCCCCAGGGCAGCCACCGCACCCAGGAAGCCACGAGCCACGATCTGCGGGTCGTGGTGTTCTGCAACGAGGGCTACGCGTCGAGCCTCGCGGCCGCGTCCCTGCGGCAGTTGGGCCTGCACCGGGCCACCGATCTGGTCGGAGGATTCCAGGCCTGGAAGTCGGCCGGGTTGCCGGTGACCGCAGCCTAG
- a CDS encoding FAD-dependent monooxygenase produces MDPVIIVGAGPVGLTLALALARQEVPSVVLDEGPGKDEQRLARTVVLREDTAALVERLTDFPLSEAGFRWAGWRSMRRKQVMREIDFDAVGAEGATHGARDSAHGSGSGAPESERADVPAPLHIAQHALTGALRDAIVHERLIKVAVNSRLDSIEQETSGVTAHTRGPKGTWWRGSYLVGCDGPRSTVRKLQDIRFPGRTAVERHAVAALRAELPWPGEALLHRMPPWRTSGPSAGEVTARPLADDAWRLDWLLPPGKDLVTPDLLLARIRETLAGWSGGSTPPYELLDTGVHTVHHRLARRWRVGRVFLAGDAAHLLGALGTQGLDEGLRDADNLAWKLALAWHHGPHETLLDSYQVERRAVVAARLRAADQALPLLRGGGGLRSYVPGSARGHDALLTDGHLGRGPLGAPGAYADSPLSPPYAESAAPVDTPPGAPVTDVRVTAEDGSFVRLRERLGRGVLLVVLIAPGTGVWERKHWVTAGIMPRLAAAVTALPHHAELLVTESYPGAAAHTVLLVRPDGHLVTALSGVRPADLYAAAEATLGGPTKAEATAGTG; encoded by the coding sequence GTGGACCCGGTGATCATCGTCGGAGCGGGGCCCGTGGGGCTCACGCTCGCCCTGGCCCTGGCCCGCCAGGAGGTCCCCTCCGTGGTCCTCGACGAGGGTCCGGGCAAGGACGAACAGCGGCTCGCGCGGACGGTGGTGCTGCGCGAGGACACGGCCGCGCTCGTCGAGCGGCTGACGGATTTTCCCCTCTCCGAGGCCGGTTTCCGTTGGGCCGGATGGCGGTCGATGCGTCGCAAGCAGGTGATGCGCGAGATCGACTTCGATGCGGTCGGCGCGGAGGGCGCCACGCACGGCGCCCGGGACAGCGCGCACGGCTCGGGAAGCGGCGCGCCGGAGTCCGAACGCGCCGACGTCCCCGCCCCGCTGCACATCGCCCAGCACGCGCTGACCGGTGCCCTGCGCGACGCCATCGTGCACGAGCGGCTGATCAAGGTCGCCGTGAACAGCCGCCTCGACTCCATCGAGCAGGAGACGTCGGGCGTGACCGCACACACCCGTGGCCCCAAGGGCACGTGGTGGCGCGGCAGTTACCTCGTCGGCTGCGACGGACCGCGCTCGACCGTGCGCAAACTCCAGGACATCCGCTTCCCCGGACGTACGGCCGTCGAGCGACACGCCGTGGCGGCCCTGCGTGCGGAACTTCCGTGGCCCGGCGAGGCGTTGTTGCATCGGATGCCGCCGTGGCGGACGTCGGGCCCCTCGGCCGGGGAGGTGACCGCGCGCCCCCTCGCCGACGACGCGTGGCGCCTCGACTGGCTGCTGCCGCCCGGCAAGGACCTGGTCACGCCCGATCTGCTGCTGGCGCGCATCCGGGAGACCCTCGCGGGCTGGAGCGGGGGCTCCACACCCCCGTACGAGCTGCTTGACACCGGAGTCCACACCGTCCACCACCGCCTCGCCCGCCGGTGGCGGGTCGGCCGGGTCTTCCTGGCCGGGGACGCCGCGCATCTGCTCGGCGCGCTCGGCACCCAGGGCCTGGACGAGGGCCTGCGGGACGCCGACAACCTCGCCTGGAAGCTGGCGCTGGCCTGGCACCACGGGCCGCACGAGACGCTGCTGGACAGCTACCAGGTGGAGCGGCGCGCCGTCGTCGCCGCCCGCCTGCGCGCCGCCGACCAGGCGCTGCCGCTGCTGCGCGGCGGCGGGGGCCTGCGCTCGTACGTGCCCGGATCGGCTCGCGGCCACGACGCGTTGCTCACGGACGGCCATCTGGGGCGTGGCCCGCTCGGCGCGCCGGGGGCGTACGCCGATTCGCCACTCTCGCCTCCGTACGCCGAGTCGGCCGCCCCGGTGGATACGCCGCCCGGCGCGCCGGTCACCGATGTGCGGGTGACCGCGGAGGACGGCTCCTTCGTCCGACTGCGGGAGCGGCTCGGGCGCGGGGTCCTGCTCGTGGTGCTCATCGCACCGGGTACGGGTGTGTGGGAGCGCAAACACTGGGTGACCGCCGGGATTATGCCCCGGCTCGCGGCCGCCGTGACCGCGCTGCCGCACCACGCCGAGCTGCTGGTCACCGAGAGTTACCCGGGCGCGGCCGCGCACACTGTGCTCCTCGTCCGCCCCGACGGCCATCTGGTCACCGCGCTCAGCGGGGTCCGCCCGGCCGATCTGTACGCGGCGGCCGAGGCAACGCTCGGCGGACCCACGAAGGCGGAGGCCACGGCGGGGACGGGCTGA
- the recA gene encoding recombinase RecA, giving the protein MAGTDREKALDAALAQIERQFGKGAVMRLGERPNEPIEVIPTGSTALDVALGVGGLPRGRVVEVYGPESSGKTTLTLHAVANAQKAGGQVAFVDAEHALDPEYAKKLGVDIDNLILSQPDNGEQALEIVDMLVRSGALDLIVIDSVAALVPRAEIEGEMGDSHVGLQARLMSQALRKITSALNQSKTTAIFINQLREKIGVMFGSPETTTGGRALKFYASVRLDIRRIETLKDGTDAVGNRTRVKVVKNKVAPPFKQAEFDILYGHGISREGGLIDMGVEHGFVRKAGAWYTYEGDQLGQGKENARNFLKDNPDLANEIEKKIKEKLGVGVKPVEPTAEPGADAAVSAAPDDAAKTVPAPAAKAAKSKATAAKS; this is encoded by the coding sequence ATGGCAGGAACCGACCGCGAGAAGGCGCTCGACGCCGCGCTCGCACAGATTGAACGGCAATTCGGCAAGGGCGCAGTGATGCGCCTGGGCGAGCGGCCGAATGAGCCCATCGAGGTCATCCCCACCGGGTCGACCGCGCTCGACGTCGCCCTCGGTGTCGGCGGCCTGCCGCGCGGCCGAGTAGTGGAGGTGTACGGCCCGGAGTCCTCCGGTAAGACGACCCTGACCCTGCACGCGGTGGCGAATGCGCAGAAGGCCGGCGGCCAGGTGGCCTTCGTGGACGCCGAGCACGCCCTCGACCCCGAGTACGCGAAGAAGCTCGGCGTCGACATCGACAACCTGATCCTGTCGCAGCCGGACAACGGCGAGCAGGCTCTGGAAATCGTGGACATGCTGGTCCGCTCCGGCGCACTCGACCTCATCGTCATCGACTCCGTCGCCGCCCTGGTGCCGCGCGCGGAGATCGAGGGCGAGATGGGTGACTCGCACGTGGGTCTGCAGGCCCGCCTGATGAGCCAGGCCCTGCGGAAGATCACCAGCGCGCTCAACCAGTCGAAGACCACCGCGATCTTCATCAACCAGCTCCGCGAGAAGATCGGCGTGATGTTCGGCTCCCCGGAGACCACGACGGGTGGCCGGGCGCTGAAGTTCTACGCCTCGGTACGGCTCGACATCCGTCGCATCGAGACGTTGAAGGACGGCACCGACGCGGTCGGCAACCGCACCCGCGTCAAGGTCGTGAAGAACAAGGTCGCGCCGCCCTTCAAGCAGGCCGAGTTCGACATCCTCTACGGGCATGGCATCAGCCGCGAGGGCGGCCTGATCGACATGGGCGTGGAGCACGGCTTCGTCCGCAAGGCCGGCGCCTGGTACACGTACGAGGGCGACCAGCTCGGCCAGGGCAAGGAGAACGCGCGCAACTTCCTGAAGGACAACCCCGACCTCGCCAACGAGATCGAGAAGAAGATCAAGGAGAAGCTGGGCGTCGGCGTGAAGCCCGTGGAGCCCACCGCGGAGCCGGGCGCGGACGCGGCAGTCTCGGCCGCCCCGGACGACGCCGCGAAGACGGTGCCCGCTCCGGCGGCCAAGGCCGCCAAGTCCAAGGCCACGGCGGCCAAGAGCTAG
- a CDS encoding ABC transporter permease, whose amino-acid sequence MMLRYALQTVRARKGGFLGAFLALMCAAALITACGTLLETGLRGTIRTERYAATPVVVSADQNVHQTTVKHKKGKTKVKHKAKPIAERAWLSGDLAARLRRAPGVDRVIPELTFLTQPLTRTGSVDKNRPAYGHAWDSAALTPYTLTTGTAPKTDGDLVVDRHFAERAHLKPGDRLTVQSTQSPRAYRVTGIAEPAKAVLHQTSLFFSAAEARRLAAHPGQVTAFGVLPAKGTDVATLEQSVAQALHGTTAQVSAGDERGPVEFRDAAAARTKLVSMGGAMGGTSLLVAVLVVVGTFALSVQQRHRELALLRAIAATPGQIRALLGREALIVGAAAGATGALAGLPLGSWLHSRFVAMGAVPATLQHTVSVFPLFAAVSATLLGAWAAARISSRRITRIRPAEALAEARVEGTRPAWGRVLAGLALLAGGAVLVAVLSVLRTEPASTPVTFLAVVVLASAVALLGPLLVKAAAVVLAGPLRLTGPGGRLARANLRGNAARMASVVTPLTLLIGMTCTVLFVQPTLGDAARAQAREGIRADWVLAAQGPGVPAEAARQLRTHHDVVTEVVRTTVRVGLDKYAAQGVTPAGLTRTWDPDVTGGSLHDLKDSTVAVSELAADQLHLKPGSTLKLTLGDGTPVTLTVAAVYAKGLGFGDLTFAHDLVARHVDNPLATSVLVSTARTQTQLATTLREFPAVHVLAPAAADSIQAARQQANAEVNYLAMGLVLAFTAIAVVNTLGMSVSERVREFAMLRLAGATRRQVLRMLRTETLSVLLLATALGSGIALAVLTAFSVGMTGSAAPAVTPLVYVTVVAVAGVLALVATALPGRVALQVRPVTVATAKE is encoded by the coding sequence ATGATGCTGCGCTACGCCCTGCAGACCGTCCGGGCCCGCAAAGGCGGCTTCCTCGGTGCCTTCCTCGCCCTGATGTGCGCGGCCGCCCTCATCACCGCCTGTGGCACCCTTCTCGAGACAGGCTTGCGCGGGACGATCCGCACCGAGCGGTATGCCGCGACCCCCGTCGTGGTGTCGGCCGACCAGAACGTCCACCAGACCACCGTCAAGCACAAGAAGGGCAAGACCAAGGTCAAGCACAAGGCCAAGCCCATCGCCGAACGGGCCTGGCTGTCCGGCGACCTGGCCGCACGGCTCCGCCGGGCCCCCGGGGTGGACCGAGTCATCCCCGAACTGACGTTCCTGACCCAGCCGTTGACCCGCACCGGGAGCGTCGACAAAAACCGGCCCGCCTACGGTCACGCCTGGGACTCCGCCGCGCTGACGCCGTACACGCTCACCACCGGAACCGCGCCCAAGACTGACGGCGACCTCGTCGTCGACCGTCACTTCGCGGAGCGGGCCCACCTCAAGCCCGGCGATCGCCTCACCGTCCAGTCGACGCAGTCCCCGCGCGCCTATCGGGTCACCGGAATCGCCGAGCCCGCCAAGGCCGTACTCCACCAGACGTCCCTCTTCTTCTCGGCCGCCGAGGCCCGGCGTCTGGCCGCGCACCCCGGGCAGGTCACCGCCTTCGGCGTGCTGCCCGCCAAGGGCACGGACGTCGCCACCCTCGAGCAGTCCGTGGCCCAGGCGCTGCATGGCACCACCGCGCAGGTCAGCGCGGGAGACGAGCGTGGCCCGGTCGAGTTCCGGGACGCGGCCGCCGCCCGGACGAAGCTGGTCAGCATGGGCGGTGCGATGGGCGGCACCTCGTTGCTCGTGGCCGTCCTGGTGGTCGTCGGCACCTTCGCGCTCTCCGTGCAGCAACGTCATCGCGAACTCGCCCTGCTGCGCGCCATCGCCGCCACGCCGGGCCAGATCCGCGCACTCCTCGGCAGGGAGGCCCTGATAGTCGGGGCGGCCGCCGGAGCGACCGGCGCGCTCGCGGGACTGCCGCTGGGCAGCTGGCTGCACAGTCGGTTCGTCGCCATGGGCGCCGTCCCGGCCACGCTTCAGCACACCGTCAGCGTCTTCCCGCTGTTCGCCGCGGTCAGTGCCACGCTTCTCGGCGCCTGGGCCGCCGCGCGTATCTCGTCCCGACGTATCACCCGGATCCGCCCGGCCGAGGCGCTCGCCGAAGCCCGGGTCGAGGGCACTCGCCCCGCATGGGGACGCGTCCTCGCCGGTCTCGCGCTGCTCGCCGGCGGCGCCGTCCTTGTCGCCGTGCTCAGCGTGCTGCGCACCGAGCCCGCCTCAACCCCCGTGACCTTCCTGGCCGTTGTCGTCCTCGCCTCCGCCGTGGCACTGCTCGGCCCGCTCCTGGTCAAGGCGGCCGCGGTCGTACTCGCGGGTCCACTGCGGCTGACCGGTCCCGGCGGCCGTCTCGCACGCGCCAACCTCCGCGGCAACGCGGCCCGCATGGCCTCCGTCGTCACTCCCCTCACCCTCCTCATCGGTATGACCTGCACAGTCCTCTTCGTCCAGCCGACCCTCGGCGACGCGGCCCGGGCCCAGGCACGCGAGGGCATCCGCGCCGACTGGGTGCTCGCCGCCCAGGGCCCCGGCGTCCCGGCCGAGGCCGCGCGGCAGCTGCGTACGCACCACGACGTCGTCACCGAAGTGGTCCGTACGACCGTCCGGGTGGGCCTGGACAAGTACGCGGCTCAGGGCGTCACACCGGCCGGTCTGACCCGAACATGGGACCCGGACGTCACCGGGGGCTCCCTGCACGACCTCAAGGACAGCACCGTCGCCGTCAGTGAACTCGCCGCGGACCAGCTTCACTTGAAGCCCGGCAGCACCCTGAAGCTCACTCTCGGCGACGGCACGCCCGTCACGCTCACCGTCGCCGCCGTCTACGCCAAGGGTCTCGGGTTCGGCGACCTCACCTTCGCCCATGACCTTGTCGCCCGACACGTGGACAACCCGCTCGCCACCTCCGTCCTCGTCAGCACCGCCCGTACACAGACACAACTCGCGACTACTCTCCGTGAGTTCCCGGCGGTCCACGTCCTCGCTCCGGCCGCCGCCGATTCGATCCAGGCCGCGCGTCAGCAGGCGAATGCGGAGGTCAACTACCTCGCCATGGGGCTGGTCCTGGCCTTCACCGCCATCGCCGTCGTCAACACGCTCGGCATGTCGGTCTCCGAGCGGGTCCGCGAGTTCGCGATGCTCCGCCTCGCCGGGGCGACGCGCCGGCAGGTGCTGCGGATGCTGCGGACCGAGACGCTGTCGGTGCTGCTGCTCGCCACCGCGCTCGGCAGCGGCATCGCGCTCGCCGTCCTGACCGCCTTCAGTGTCGGAATGACGGGCAGCGCGGCTCCGGCGGTCACGCCACTGGTGTACGTGACCGTCGTCGCGGTCGCCGGAGTGCTCGCCCTCGTCGCCACCGCGCTGCCGGGCCGGGTCGCGTTGCAGGTTCGCCCCGTCACGGTGGCCACGGCCAAGGAGTAA
- a CDS encoding amino acid ABC transporter permease, with amino-acid sequence MFDFLQGYDVLGAFWMTVKLAALSAVGSLVLGTVLAGMRVSPVPLMRGFGTAYVNIVRNIPLTVIIVFSSLGLADIFGVTMGASDDFKLQGFRLAVLGFVAYHAAFVCEAVRSGINTVPVGQAEAARAIGLNFRQVLGLVVLPQAFRSVIAPLANVLIALTKNTTVAAAIGVAEAASLMKTMMENEAQTVAIGAVFAFGFVVLTLPTGLFLGWLGKRLAVKR; translated from the coding sequence AGGTTATGACGTCCTCGGGGCGTTCTGGATGACGGTGAAACTCGCCGCCCTCTCCGCCGTCGGCTCCCTTGTCCTGGGCACTGTGCTCGCCGGGATGCGGGTCAGCCCGGTCCCGCTGATGCGCGGGTTCGGCACGGCCTATGTGAACATCGTCCGGAACATCCCCCTGACCGTCATCATCGTCTTCTCCTCGCTCGGCCTCGCCGACATCTTCGGTGTGACGATGGGCGCGTCGGACGACTTCAAACTCCAGGGCTTCCGGCTGGCGGTGCTCGGTTTCGTGGCCTACCACGCGGCCTTCGTCTGCGAGGCAGTCCGCTCGGGCATCAACACCGTGCCCGTCGGGCAGGCCGAGGCGGCACGCGCCATCGGGCTGAACTTCCGTCAGGTGCTGGGGCTCGTCGTTCTCCCGCAGGCCTTCCGTTCGGTGATTGCGCCGCTGGCCAATGTGCTGATCGCGCTGACCAAGAACACGACCGTGGCGGCCGCGATCGGCGTCGCCGAGGCGGCCAGCCTGATGAAGACGATGATGGAGAACGAGGCCCAGACGGTGGCCATCGGCGCGGTGTTCGCGTTCGGCTTCGTGGTACTGACCCTGCCCACCGGCCTCTTCCTGGGCTGGCTGGGGAAGCGACTGGCGGTGAAGCGATGA
- a CDS encoding putative leader peptide codes for MPARGDGAGGRPRLGLTSPGDGPDRPESGVSESPVRRPDRLRPGASRPDARPGPRPSAGRTVTVRPHGDGELTGLHRHGVLRIVTDTCVRLWRRVHMDLVRYAGCVCRPSC; via the coding sequence GTGCCAGCCCGGGGTGACGGTGCGGGCGGCCGCCCGAGACTGGGGCTTACCAGCCCGGGTGACGGTCCGGACCGCCCGGAATCCGGCGTGTCCGAGTCCCCGGTCCGCCGTCCGGACCGCCTGCGACCCGGGGCGTCGAGGCCCGACGCCCGGCCGGGCCCAAGGCCATCGGCCGGGCGCACGGTCACCGTGCGTCCACATGGCGACGGCGAGTTGACCGGTCTGCACCGCCATGGTGTACTCCGGATCGTGACCGACACCTGTGTGCGCCTGTGGCGGAGGGTCCATATGGACCTCGTCCGCTATGCGGGCTGCGTGTGTCGCCCGTCCTGCTGA
- a CDS encoding cysteine dioxygenase, whose amino-acid sequence MSVSPSVSAPPQTPTQADLLDFVRRTAADVELIASLPLDPEGRTWVRLEGPGGSEAWLIGWPPGTGTGWHDHAESVGAFLTASGELKENSLTARLPADGWKTLELSEGIDQQRTLPAGKGRSFGRHHVHEVLNESTEEHAISVHAYYPPLPQIRRYSRTGQVLRLEHVERPEDWQ is encoded by the coding sequence GTGTCTGTGTCCCCCTCTGTCTCCGCACCCCCACAAACTCCCACCCAGGCCGACCTGCTCGACTTCGTACGCCGTACGGCCGCCGACGTCGAGCTGATCGCCTCGCTCCCGCTCGACCCCGAGGGCCGTACCTGGGTGCGCCTCGAAGGCCCGGGCGGCAGTGAGGCCTGGCTCATCGGCTGGCCTCCCGGCACCGGAACCGGCTGGCACGACCACGCCGAATCGGTCGGCGCCTTCCTCACCGCGTCGGGCGAACTGAAGGAGAACTCGCTCACCGCGCGGTTGCCCGCCGACGGCTGGAAGACCCTGGAACTCTCCGAAGGCATCGACCAGCAGCGAACACTTCCGGCGGGCAAGGGCCGCTCCTTCGGCCGCCACCATGTGCACGAGGTACTCAACGAGTCCACCGAAGAGCACGCGATCTCGGTCCACGCCTACTACCCGCCGCTCCCGCAGATCCGCCGCTACAGCCGCACCGGCCAGGTGCTGCGCCTGGAACATGTCGAGCGTCCGGAGGACTGGCAGTGA
- a CDS encoding ArsR/SmtB family transcription factor → MAQEPGAEAEVPPKASHAPIELSDLAALKALAQPRRQRMLQHLTVHGPATSATLARALGLNTGATSYHLRELARYGFVEEQVEGNGHGRQRWWRAVPGDRRFPPRSRQSPEMRLVMDELNHHAYAADLELFEQLQLQGDAGDDPWADAFPYSRGSIRLTLPELRAFFEEYIALLNRYKRPEADTPPDARTVLTRFLAFPAPDAEPESRPASRGGDQNARHNRKESDPS, encoded by the coding sequence ATGGCACAGGAACCCGGCGCGGAAGCGGAAGTACCCCCGAAGGCATCGCATGCCCCCATAGAGCTCTCCGACCTCGCCGCGCTCAAGGCCCTCGCGCAGCCCCGTCGGCAGCGCATGCTCCAGCACCTCACCGTGCACGGCCCCGCCACGTCGGCGACGCTGGCCCGAGCGCTGGGACTCAACACGGGTGCCACCAGCTACCACCTGCGCGAGCTCGCGCGGTACGGCTTCGTGGAGGAACAGGTCGAGGGCAACGGCCACGGTCGGCAGCGCTGGTGGCGGGCCGTCCCCGGTGACCGGCGCTTCCCGCCGCGCAGCCGTCAGAGCCCCGAGATGCGGCTCGTCATGGACGAGTTGAACCACCACGCGTACGCCGCCGACCTCGAACTCTTCGAGCAGCTGCAGCTCCAAGGAGACGCAGGTGATGACCCCTGGGCCGACGCCTTTCCGTACTCGCGCGGCAGCATCCGGCTGACGCTCCCCGAACTCCGCGCGTTCTTCGAGGAGTACATCGCGCTCCTCAACCGCTACAAGCGCCCGGAAGCCGACACTCCGCCCGACGCGCGCACGGTACTCACCCGGTTCCTTGCCTTCCCGGCCCCTGACGCCGAGCCCGAGAGCCGTCCGGCGTCCCGCGGCGGAGACCAGAACGCACGTCACAACAGGAAAGAGAGCGACCCCTCATGA
- the recX gene encoding recombination regulator RecX, translating to MTRRTDWAEYASPVAPEGPGQGYDGGNGGSAGEGDRGYGDDAFYGGDPDGEGAPGGGPRRGDGPPGDGSRRGGGRRGDGGPRGGRGRRRRAGFGEPSGDPQDGGAPSSSRAEKGEPPGDPAERARAICLRLLTGTPRTRKQLADALRKREIPDDVADAVLSRFEEVGLINDSAFADAWVESRHHGRGLARRALAQELRTKGVDSTLIDEAVGQLDSEQEEATARELVARKLRSTRGLDRDKRLRRLAGMLARKGYAEGMALRVVRQALEEEGEDTEGLGDEGF from the coding sequence GTGACGCGACGAACCGACTGGGCCGAGTACGCCTCCCCTGTCGCCCCGGAGGGGCCAGGGCAGGGGTACGACGGGGGCAACGGCGGCTCGGCCGGAGAAGGTGACAGGGGATACGGCGACGACGCGTTCTACGGCGGGGATCCGGACGGCGAAGGTGCGCCGGGCGGAGGCCCGCGGCGCGGTGACGGCCCGCCGGGTGATGGCTCGCGCCGAGGCGGTGGTCGGCGTGGTGACGGCGGGCCGCGTGGTGGACGAGGGCGTCGGAGGCGTGCCGGTTTCGGCGAGCCGTCCGGCGACCCACAGGACGGAGGCGCCCCTTCCTCGTCGAGGGCCGAGAAGGGGGAGCCCCCAGGGGACCCGGCTGAGCGGGCGCGGGCGATCTGTCTGCGCCTGCTCACCGGGACCCCGCGCACGCGAAAGCAGCTCGCCGACGCACTGCGCAAGCGCGAGATCCCGGACGACGTGGCGGATGCGGTGCTGTCACGGTTCGAGGAGGTCGGCCTGATCAACGACAGTGCCTTCGCGGACGCCTGGGTGGAGTCCCGGCACCACGGCCGGGGTCTGGCCAGACGGGCGCTCGCGCAGGAGCTGCGGACCAAGGGCGTGGACTCGACGCTGATCGACGAGGCCGTTGGACAGCTCGACTCCGAGCAGGAAGAGGCGACCGCGCGCGAGCTGGTCGCCCGCAAGCTGCGCTCCACGCGCGGCCTCGACCGCGACAAGCGACTGCGGCGTCTTGCGGGCATGCTCGCCCGCAAGGGCTACGCAGAGGGCATGGCCCTGCGCGTGGTCCGCCAGGCGCTGGAGGAAGAGGGCGAGGACACGGAGGGGCTCGGGGACGAGGGTTTCTGA